One genomic segment of Plectropomus leopardus isolate mb unplaced genomic scaffold, YSFRI_Pleo_2.0 unplaced_scaffold9111, whole genome shotgun sequence includes these proteins:
- the LOC121940619 gene encoding ATP-binding cassette sub-family C member 10-like, with the protein SKSRHRNLCFLVQLLCIDEATASVDQKTDKLLQQTIRETFQDKTVLTIAHRINTIMDCDRVLVMHAGKVAEFDTPAALCQTDRSIFHRLVGLRGE; encoded by the exons CTCCAAATCACGGCACCGTAACCTCTGTTTCCTCGTGCAGCTCCTGTGTATTGACGAGGCCACAGCCAGCGTGGATCAGAAGACGGACAAACTGCTGCAACAGACCATCAGAGAGACGTTTCAGGACAAGACTGTCCTCACTATTGCACACag GATCAACACCATCATGGACTGCGATAGGGTACTGGTGATGCATGCTGGGAAGGTGGCGGAGTTCGACACCCCGGCTGCTCTCTGCCAAACTGACCGCTCCATCTTCCACAGGCTGGTCGGCTTGAGAGGAGAGTGA